AAAGAAAAGGTCGCATCCGTCTACTGGATCTGGTGGTTAACCTTTGGTGACCAAGGGGGAACAGCTCCTATCAATTGTAGGGTTGAAAAGAAAATCCCTGCCAATTCACCCTAAATGTAGAGAAGCCTTTTTACTACATTCCTTTTTTCTTGTTTCTATTAAAGTAATAAACGATTGCGATTACCAGAATCAGCAGTACCAAAACAATTCTTACATCGTCCGATGCCTTCAATACTTGTGTTACCGAATACGCTTCGACAAGGAGGGCAGGCAGTTTTCCGATGGATGTCGCGAGAAAGAAAATCATCATCCCCGTCTTGCTTAATGCTGCTGTAAGGTTGATCACGCCGGATGGAATAAAAGGAAGGAGCCTAAGCATCAGGATCATCCAAAATGCATGAATTCCTTGTGACCTTTGCAGCTTCATGACCCACCGGTTCTTCATGAACTTGGGTTTGAATGTTTGAAAGCCCTTTCGGTATAACCAAAAACTGACCACTGCTCCGGCAATTTCCCCCATGTAAGAAAGGATCAATCCCTTTTCAAATCCAAATACGGTGATATTGGCAGCCGTGATGAATACGCTTGGAATAAAACCAAGCACGCTAATCAATATATTGAATGCTAAACTTACAGCAATGGAAAAAGGTCCGCTGGATAGTAATGCATCAGAAATGAAATTCATATCAATCCACGGAACTCCATTTATATCCGATGCCCCAGACCGTTTTCAAATGTTGATCTGCTGGAAAACCGGCATGACGCAGTTTCTCTCTAATATTTCGAATATGGGAATCGATTGTCCGATCTTCCGTATCCGTTTTAAATCCCCATATGGTCGAAAGGAGGTGATCTCTGGAATACACTTGATCTGGGGATTTCAAAAACACGCACAAAAGTGAGAACTCTTTTGGTGTTAATGGGATCGTTTTGGTATCATAATGTGCTTCATAAGCGGATTCATTTAATTTTAGCCCCCTAAAGATCACATGATCATCCTGTTTATGCACTCGCCGCGTGACCGCTTCGATTCTGGCAAGTAAAACATCTTCATTAAAGGGTTTCGTGATATAATCGTCTGCGCCCTTTTTCAACCCTTTCACCATTTCTTGTGCAGCATCCCGGGCTGTGAGCATGATTATGGGAATATTGGAGAACGCACGGATCCTTTCGCACGTTTCCCACCCATCCAACTCAGGCATCATTACATCAAGAAGTACTATGTCCGCATGTTTATGCCTTAAGAACTGTATGGCTTCATATCCAGATTTAATCTTCATGCATGTATATCCGTGAGGCTTCATGTATAGCTCTAATAGATCAAGCATTCTCTGTTCATCATCAACCAGAACTACTGTCTTCATTTGTTATCTCCTTAAATGTGATGGTGAAGCACGTTCCTTGCTTCAAGTTGCTTTTAACCGAAATGGTTCCTCCTTGTATCTCCACTAATTGCTTGACGATGGAGAGTCCCAATCCGAATCCACCGGTATCTCTGGCGCGTGATTTCTCGACACGATATAAACGATCAAAGATATGGGGGATATCTTCAGGGGGAATGCCAACCCCTTGATCGATTATGGAGATGGAAATCCTGCCAAGGCATTCAGTGGCTTTGATGGTGGTGACTGTATATTCGTTCGAGTACTTCAGCGCATTATCCAGCAGGTTAAGAATGACTTGCTCAAACCGTGAAGGATCTATATCGATAAATAAATCATCCTTACATTCCAGGTTCAATTGAATTCTTTCATTTGTAAAAGCCGGTAAAACCTTTTCGTGAATGTTTCGCAGGAATGAAGAGAGCTGGACGGTTTCTTTTGATATGGTGAATGTATTTAGATCCATTCTAGCCATATTGAATAGTTCGTCCAATAATCTGTTTAATCGTTCGGATTCATCATGGATGATCTCTAGGTATCGTGATCGTTCGGAATCATCCAAATCCCTCCTTCGGGCAACATCGGCATATCCCTTTATATATGTTAGCGGCGTTCGCAGTTCATGAGAAATACTTGCCAAAAATTCATTGCGTTCCTTCTTTAAATAGTTCAATTCATCAGCCAAGCTTTGAATGGATTGGGCAAGCTCCCCAAGTTCATCATGAGATCGTACGGGCACAGCTACTGAAAAATTCCCTTTGCTGAGCTTGATTGTCGCTTCCTTCATCGATATCAGTGGCCTGGTCAAAGCCTTTGATAGAAAATAAATGATGACAAGCATGAAGAAAAGGAGCAAAGCAGTCGCAAGAAGGAAATGCCTATTCAATTGTGCGATTAAATCCTCCACTTCTCGTGTATCTTTAAACATATAAACATAGCCTTTGTTTTCTTCATCGCTGATAAATGGCGTAACGGTGGCTATAAATCTTTCATCCTTCCAGCTCGATTGGATGATCAGACCTTTTCGGGGAACATGCGGGAGGTTTTTAGCTAAGATTTTTTTCATTCCCCCATCCACCTTTTCGGAAGATATCAGAATAGCTCCTCTTGTGTCCGTAATCACAACATCTGTATCGGTATGTGATTCCATCAGGCCGATATGCTGAAGGGTTGAGCCGGAATATGTAATTTCCAACACATCACGATGACTATTGCCACGGGCCTTTAGTGACTCCAATTCCTGATTGACACGTGAATGTATCACTTTATTATGCAAGTAAACCATGGAAACGGTTTCCAACAAAAATATGCAAACAAATATAGATAGTCCGAGCTTAAGTGAGATTTTCAGGAGCATTCACCTTCTTATAGAATAAAGTCAGTTTAGCGAAAAAATATGAAGAAAGTATGCAGTTTTTTCAATTTCTGCGCATCTTCTTAAACAATAATACGGTTTTCAAAAGGAACAAGCCAATAAATTGCGAGGTCATCAGTTTGATGTTGGAGGGAGGGGTTGCGTGTTCGTAAACTATTGAAAACTGCCAACCACTTCAAGATGTTTCGGATTACAACCCGCTGTTATAAAAAAAGGCTGTTTTCGCATACTTTGTTGCTATTCACCAAGTAATGTGGTGTGGTTGATTTCCCCTCCATTGCTCGCTTTCCACGGGGCGGGTGGTGAGCCTCCTCGACGTGAACGCCTGTGGGGTCTCACCTGTCCCGCTGCTCCCGCAGGAGACTCGCACTTCCGCTCCAATCAACCTTAAATCGTTTCGTTTTAAAAACAACAATCTTTACGAATAGAGCTTAAAAAAAAGATGATTATTCATCACTTGAATTTAAATATACTGATCTTATTTTAATCACCTATAAAAATATGAAATTGCCAGGAAATTGGGCAGTTATTTTAGTTCATTCAAAATATTTTGTGTTAAGGAAACATTTTGTCGTAAGTGAATACTATGTAAAAAAGGAGTTGAACCATATGAATTGTACAAACCGTACGCAGAAAAAAATAATCGTTTATTCCGCATTATTCAAAAAAATGGGCATTTTCAATGATGAGGAATATAAAAACATCACAAAGACTTTTCAAACAAAGGATTGAGGAAGTGTCCATTGGATATATTCATAACCTTTCATCCTGCATTAATAGGTCTGTAAAATCCCCCGCCTTTCAATTTTTCGAATGGGGAGGGGGAGTTGCAGTCTGGCGGGAACTCATTTGCTCCCATTAATTACGACGGAGGATGGTTTCCCTACTGTCTCTTAAGGGTGTGTCGCCGGTGTTATCAATTTGTCCCGCTCTGATTCCCATCGGATTTTTCATCTGTTTGATTGCTTCGTTTTTAGCCATACGGCTGGACGAAATGATGTATCCTAAGTTTTAAAAACTACATATATGATGGACGATCATGTGCAAATTGGAGGGTGATTATTGAAAATGGGCAGGCCTTATTTTGGGGCTATCGGTTAATTTCCGCCGTTTTTAATGGAGGTTAAAAAGTGAAAAGGAAGATCGTTATGATCCGATGGTGTTCTTTGCGATAATGGAATAAGGAAATCGAAAAGGGGTTATGTAGGATGGCGGAGGACTTTAAGATTCCTAGCTTGAAAGTTGATGAGATCGATAAGAAAATCATATCGGTTTTACATGAGGATGCACGGATTTCGTATACCGACTTAGCGAAGAAAGTGGAGCTCTTCAGGGTTGCAGTTCAGATGAGAATCAATCATCTTGTTGAAAACGGTGTAATCGAGAGGTTCACTGCGGTCATAAATCCAGCCATGTTTCGGCATTCTTTAACGTTGAGGTTGAGCCTAAATATCTGGAATCGGTCGCACAGCAATTAGAAAGTGAACCGGCAGTAACGAGTTTATATCATATGACCGGTCCGAGTAAACTCCATATGCACGGAATCTTTACTGATAACCAGGAGATGGAACGATTTCTTAATGAGATGCTGTATGCGGTCGCCGGTGTTGTCAGCGTTGGATTGCCAAATTCTCATTAAACGTTATAAAAGCCGGATGGGCATGAAACTTTAAATGAAAAAATCCCCCTATATAGGTGGATTTTTTATTATTAGGTGAGCGGGATGATAAAGCCGCCGTACGCAAAGGCAAGAATGATTACGAAGGCGGGGTGGACCTTGAATTTACCTAAGGCCAAAAAGGCCAATCCAGCGATGACGATTGAATGGATGTAGCCGATGGAACCGATGGCATCCTCGGCCATATTCCAGGTGAGCAATAACATCATGATTGCAATCACGGGCTGTACAAGCAAGGACATGCCTTTTACGATGGGAGATTGCTTGTATTTTCGCAGGATTTTTAATAAATATATCAAAGCCACAGCTGAAGGGATGATCGTGCCTGCCAATGCGGCTAGAAATCCTGGCCAGCCATATACATCATATCCGACATATGCGGCTATTTTCGTGGCGATAGGACCTGGAAGTGAATTTCCTAACGCAAGCATTTGTGAGAATTCGGCATTATCAAGCCAGCCATAACGGGTGACGATTTGATCATACATAAGCGGAATCGAGGCTGGACCTCCGCCATAACCAAGAATATTGGCAATGAAAAACGCTAGAAAAACTGCAACACCTATTGGGATAATAAGACCCATTAACCGGATTCCTCCTTCCTATTCACCTTTTTATTATTCAATCTTTCCTTTAATTTAAAATGGAACGCCCCATATAGAAGGAAAATCAAAATGACGATACCCGGATGCAGGGAAATGACTTGCAGAAGCAAAAAGGAAATCGCAAAAAAGGTGATTCCGAGCACCTTTCCTAACCCTTTTATCGCCTTTTCGCCAAACTCATAAGCCATTTGACCAAGCATGACAGCAACAACCGGCATTACAGCAGCGATCA
This sequence is a window from Brevibacillus sp. JNUCC-41. Protein-coding genes within it:
- a CDS encoding response regulator transcription factor; protein product: MKTVVLVDDEQRMLDLLELYMKPHGYTCMKIKSGYEAIQFLRHKHADIVLLDVMMPELDGWETCERIRAFSNIPIIMLTARDAAQEMVKGLKKGADDYITKPFNEDVLLARIEAVTRRVHKQDDHVIFRGLKLNESAYEAHYDTKTIPLTPKEFSLLCVFLKSPDQVYSRDHLLSTIWGFKTDTEDRTIDSHIRNIREKLRHAGFPADQHLKTVWGIGYKWSSVD
- a CDS encoding TVP38/TMEM64 family protein gives rise to the protein MNFISDALLSSGPFSIAVSLAFNILISVLGFIPSVFITAANITVFGFEKGLILSYMGEIAGAVVSFWLYRKGFQTFKPKFMKNRWVMKLQRSQGIHAFWMILMLRLLPFIPSGVINLTAALSKTGMMIFFLATSIGKLPALLVEAYSVTQVLKASDDVRIVLVLLILVIAIVYYFNRNKKKGM
- a CDS encoding sensor histidine kinase, giving the protein MVYLHNKVIHSRVNQELESLKARGNSHRDVLEITYSGSTLQHIGLMESHTDTDVVITDTRGAILISSEKVDGGMKKILAKNLPHVPRKGLIIQSSWKDERFIATVTPFISDEENKGYVYMFKDTREVEDLIAQLNRHFLLATALLLFFMLVIIYFLSKALTRPLISMKEATIKLSKGNFSVAVPVRSHDELGELAQSIQSLADELNYLKKERNEFLASISHELRTPLTYIKGYADVARRRDLDDSERSRYLEIIHDESERLNRLLDELFNMARMDLNTFTISKETVQLSSFLRNIHEKVLPAFTNERIQLNLECKDDLFIDIDPSRFEQVILNLLDNALKYSNEYTVTTIKATECLGRISISIIDQGVGIPPEDIPHIFDRLYRVEKSRARDTGGFGLGLSIVKQLVEIQGGTISVKSNLKQGTCFTITFKEITNEDSSSG
- a CDS encoding chromate transporter, whose amino-acid sequence is MGLIIPIGVAVFLAFFIANILGYGGGPASIPLMYDQIVTRYGWLDNAEFSQMLALGNSLPGPIATKIAAYVGYDVYGWPGFLAALAGTIIPSAVALIYLLKILRKYKQSPIVKGMSLLVQPVIAIMMLLLTWNMAEDAIGSIGYIHSIVIAGLAFLALGKFKVHPAFVIILAFAYGGFIIPLT